A window from Cryptomeria japonica chromosome 1, Sugi_1.0, whole genome shotgun sequence encodes these proteins:
- the LOC131072488 gene encoding protein ULTRAPETALA 1-like, whose translation MEEARVYSINTDDEFFTCEDLKGLLGWNLGSDFVEITCGCTSTLGFGDFVGSLRITQQGDLSVVCNCFPGACKKGPMAPMIFQKHARNNRRKWKDSIWVTMSDKSGYTKKVPLSNTVLLRYYRPKGSNGIHRFNFHRDEFIRCTGCGKERRFKIRNGDEYRVYCYAVKNPNWVCADFVQSELNCEMEEERASRKGISGYKAIFINTHEESNQ comes from the exons ATGGAAGAAGCAAGAGTTTACAGCATCAATACTGATGATGAGTTTTTTACATGCGAAGATCTCAAGGGTCTGCTTGGGTGGAACCTGGGAAGTGATTTTGTTGAGATTACCTGTGGTTGCACCAGTACTTTAGGTTTTGGAGACTTTGTGGGCTCACTCAGGATTACCCAACAAGGAGATTTAAGTGTGGTGTGTAACTGTTTTCCAGGGGCATGCAAGAAAGGTCCCATGGCACCCATGATTTTCCAAAAGCATGCCCGAAACAATCGCAGGAAATGGAAGGATTCAATTTGGGTTACCATGAGTGATAAATCCGGCTACACCAAGAAAGTGCCCCTTTCCAATACAGTCCTGCTCCGTTATTACAGACCCAAAGGCAGCAATGGCATTCACCGTTTTAATTTTCACCGTGACGAATTTATTCGTTGCACAGGCTGTGGAAAAGAGCGGAGGTTCAAGATCCGGAATGGAGATGAATACCGTGTTTACTGCTACGCTGTGAAGAACCCTAATTGGGTGTGTGCAGATTTTGTTCAGAGTGAATTGAATTGTGAGATGGAAGAGGAAAGGGCGAGCCGCAAG GGCATTTCAGGTTATAAAGCCATTTTTATAAACACTCACGAGGAATCAAATCAGTAA